The Planctomycetota bacterium DNA segment ATCGTCGTCGACGACGCCATCGTGGTCGTCGAAAACACTGCACGACTCATCGAAGAAGAAGGCCTGAACGCCAAAGACGCCGCTCGCAAGTCCATGAAAGAGATCACCGGCCCGGTGATCGCGACCACCCTCGTGCTCCTCGCTGTCTTTATCCCCACCGCTGTGCTCCCGGGCATCACCGGCCAGCTCTACCGGCAGTTCGGTGTCACCCTCTCGATCGCAACGGTCCTGTCCAGCATCAACGCGCTCACCCTCAGCCCGGCGCTCTGCGGCATCCTCCTCCGCAAGCAGACCCGCAGGCCCCTCGTGCTCTTCCGCTGGTTCAACGCTGTGCTCGGCGTCGGAACCGCGGCCTACACCTGGACCGTCCGGAGGTCCCTCCGGCTCTCACTGCTCACCGTCGTCGCGTTCCTCGGCATGGTCGCCGGCGTCTTCGGCCTGCTCCGCGCGACCCCGACCGGCTTCATCCCCCTCGAGGACCAGAAGTACTTCTTCGTCAATGTCCAGCTCCCGCCGGCCTCGAAAGAAGCACGCACCGACGAGGTCATGCGTCAGGCCGAGCAGCAGATCCTCGACACACCGGGCGTCGCCGGCGTCGTCTCCATCGGCGGGTTCTCCCTCCTCACCGGCGCCGCCGAACCCAACAGCGGCACCTGCGTGATCATCCTCGATCAGTGGGAAGACCGAACAACCCCGGAAACCTCGATCGAGTCGATCATCGGCAGCCTCTCCGCCAAGCTCTCGGAGATGCCCGAGGCGATCATCTTCCCCTTCCGCCCCCCATCCATCCAGGGGCTCGGCAACTCCGGCGGGTTCGAGATCCAGATCCAAGACCGGGCCGCCGTCGGCCTCGATCTGCTCGAAGACGTCACCAACGACATCATCGACAGCTCCGTTGACTCCGGCCAGATCACCAACCCGTTCACAGCCTTCAGCGTCCGCACGCCAAAGCTCTTCGTCGATATCGACCGCGTCAAAGCCCAGCGTCTCGGCGTCCCGCTCGAGACGGTCTTCGCCACGCTCTCCGGCAACCTCGGCTCCGCCTATGTCAACGACTTCAACGCCTTCGGCCGCGTCTACCAGGTCCGCATGCAGAGCGAGCCGCAGTTCCGGCAGAACCCGAGCGATATCCTGCTCCTCGAGCTCCGCGACGCGCAGGGCGACACCCTCCCGATGTCCTCGATCGCCAAGGTCAACGAGGTCATCGGCCCGTCCACCGTCTACCGCTACAACCTCTACGCCTCCGCCTCGATCTCGGGCGAAGCCGCCGCCGGCGTCAGCACGGGACAGGCACTCGCACAGATGGAACGACTCGCCGAAGCCGAACTGCCCGAGGGACTCGGCTACGAATGGACCGGCACAGCCCTCCAGCAAAAACGGGCCGGCAACGCGGCCCCGATCGCCTTCGCGCTCTCGATCATCTTCGTCTATCTTTTCCTCGCCGCCCAGTACGAGAGCTGGGTGCTCCCGATCACCATCATGGCGACGATCCCCATCGGCATCCTCGGCGCACTCGCCGCGACGCTGCTGCGAGACCTGGACAACAACGTCTACACACAGATCGGGCTCGTGCTCATGGTCGCACTGGTCTGCAAAAACGCGATCCTGATCGTCGAATTCGCCGAGCAACTCCGGCGCGGCGGCAAGCCGGTCGCCCAAGCCACCGTCGAAGCGGCGACCCTCCGCTTCCGGCCGATCCTCATGACCGCCCTCTCGTTCGTCCTCGGCACCGCCCCACTCCTGATCGCCACCGGCGCCGGTGCCAACGGCCGCCAATCCATCGGCACCGCCGTCTTCGGCGGCATGGCCCTGGCCACACTCATCGGCGTGCTGTTCATCCCCGTGCTCTACGGCCTGATCCGACGCATCGTCCGCGGCAAAACATCACCAGCCTGATCGATCGCGGTCCGATGCCACAACACCCACCGTCCCCGCATCCGCATCGCAAGCGCCTGAAACACGGGTACTGCACACCGCTGTCACAGCAGCGACCGACACCCCAAAAGCCACAAAACCGGGAGGCGAGTCGAGCAAAGCCAGGGCAAAATCGGACGCCGGCAAGCTCTTCAGTTCCTTGGAATGGAAACAGGCGCAGCCTTGCCGACGAGAAAGCGGGTGATCGGGATCGAACCGACGACATTCAGCTTGGGAAGCTGACGTTCTACCACTGAACTACACCCGCTAGACGGATTCTCGACTGCAGTTTGCCGGAACCGCCAACTACATTTTCATGCCCGAGATTGCTCTTGAGCTATCGGATTGTACCCATCGATGGCAGAGCATGGGCCCAATCGGAAACAGCGAGTGCCAAAGTTGTGCTTTGCCGCCGCGGCGGGCATCGGGTACCACATCAGATACCGAGCCCACCGGACAAACTCCCCACGGAAACACCGGTTCCGCATCAAGGAAAAGCTCAGGGTCAAGGTCGCATAGATCGCGTACCGCGAGCGGCTCAGCGAGCGCGAGATGCTCAGACCGAAACCGGTCCCCCCGAAGCGTCGGGTGTGCGTCGAGTCGGCCTGGACGAACGGGTCGTACCGCTGCACACGCCCGAGTTGCTCCGGGGTCATGCCGATCCCCATATCAGCCACATCGATGCGGAACCGGTAGCCCCCCTCGCCCGCAGCCGTCGACCGGATACCCACCGCGATCGTTCCCTCGTCGGTGAACTTCAGCGCGTTCACGGCACCGACACTGACACCCGTCGGCAGCTTCGCCAGCTCCACCGGTCTCACCGACGAGACCGTCACTTTCTTTCTCGCGCGGGCAGCCTCCAGGAAGGAAGCGGGCGGCGGCGTGGAGGGCGAGCGGATCACCGTCCACCTCGCCCCCAGGCCGACCGTTCACTCCTGGCTGGCAGAACGATCCAAGCTCGGCACACTGATCGACGCCAAGGTTCTCACCGGGCTGTGGCTGCTCCATGTCCACAACGCAGAAGCGCGGCACACTCTGCAACGAGCACACGCTTCGGGTTC contains these protein-coding regions:
- a CDS encoding ATP-binding protein is translated as MIRSPSTPPPASFLEAARARKKVTVSSVRPVELAKLPTGVSVGAVNALKFTDEGTIAVGIRSTAAGEGGYRFRIDVADMGIGMTPEQLGRVQRYDPFVQADSTHTRRFGGTGFGLSISRSLSRSRYAIYATLTLSFSLMRNRCFRGEFVRWARYLMWYPMPAAAAKHNFGTRCFRLGPCSAIDGYNPIAQEQSRA
- a CDS encoding efflux RND transporter permease subunit produces the protein IVVDDAIVVVENTARLIEEEGLNAKDAARKSMKEITGPVIATTLVLLAVFIPTAVLPGITGQLYRQFGVTLSIATVLSSINALTLSPALCGILLRKQTRRPLVLFRWFNAVLGVGTAAYTWTVRRSLRLSLLTVVAFLGMVAGVFGLLRATPTGFIPLEDQKYFFVNVQLPPASKEARTDEVMRQAEQQILDTPGVAGVVSIGGFSLLTGAAEPNSGTCVIILDQWEDRTTPETSIESIIGSLSAKLSEMPEAIIFPFRPPSIQGLGNSGGFEIQIQDRAAVGLDLLEDVTNDIIDSSVDSGQITNPFTAFSVRTPKLFVDIDRVKAQRLGVPLETVFATLSGNLGSAYVNDFNAFGRVYQVRMQSEPQFRQNPSDILLLELRDAQGDTLPMSSIAKVNEVIGPSTVYRYNLYASASISGEAAAGVSTGQALAQMERLAEAELPEGLGYEWTGTALQQKRAGNAAPIAFALSIIFVYLFLAAQYESWVLPITIMATIPIGILGALAATLLRDLDNNVYTQIGLVLMVALVCKNAILIVEFAEQLRRGGKPVAQATVEAATLRFRPILMTALSFVLGTAPLLIATGAGANGRQSIGTAVFGGMALATLIGVLFIPVLYGLIRRIVRGKTSPA